Proteins from one Hallerella porci genomic window:
- a CDS encoding acyltransferase, with the protein MFIHSLLEKVKGNGIRIDRRIPSSYLLGTMLSRMVGLIYGMIRLGTLKRVYVSPSASIRCASKMMFKKNLSIADNCRIDALSENGLVLGENVSIGYQTQIELTGSLSLLGKGMVVGDNVGFGTHGRYGSGAGFVKIGSNTIFGNYVSIHPENHIFKDASKPIREQGVVSKGGVEIGDNCWIGAKVTILDGTKIGNNCIVAAGAVVRGEYPDGVLIGGVPSKIIRKIY; encoded by the coding sequence ATGTTCATTCATTCATTACTTGAAAAGGTAAAAGGTAATGGAATTAGGATTGATAGACGGATTCCTTCGAGTTATCTTCTGGGAACGATGTTATCCAGAATGGTAGGTTTGATTTATGGCATGATTCGTTTGGGAACGCTGAAAAGAGTATATGTCTCTCCGAGTGCTTCTATTCGCTGTGCTTCAAAGATGATGTTTAAAAAGAATTTGTCTATAGCGGATAACTGCCGGATTGATGCCCTGTCTGAAAATGGTTTGGTATTAGGCGAAAATGTGTCTATAGGTTATCAAACACAGATTGAATTGACGGGCTCTTTGAGCCTTTTGGGAAAGGGCATGGTCGTTGGTGATAATGTTGGTTTTGGAACGCATGGTCGCTATGGTTCTGGTGCGGGTTTCGTTAAAATTGGAAGTAATACTATTTTTGGAAATTATGTAAGTATACACCCTGAAAACCACATTTTTAAGGATGCGTCAAAACCCATAAGAGAACAGGGCGTTGTTTCAAAGGGTGGTGTTGAAATAGGAGATAATTGTTGGATTGGGGCGAAAGTCACCATTTTAGATGGAACAAAGATTGGAAATAATTGCATCGTGGCTGCGGGCGCCGTTGTTCGTGGTGAATACCCGGATGGTGTTTTAATTGGGGGCGTTCCCTCAAAAATCATAAGAAAGATATATTAA